From a region of the Halanaerobium hydrogeniformans genome:
- a CDS encoding PhoH family protein, whose protein sequence is MSKGESKIEINDYQIAQNFFGHNDRNLKLLENILSVKLSGRGNQIKIECQDCDMEKKEMIIKKLLSMTNRKDEFSPRKLKYAAELLKRNPEVNLNDIYNEVIQENYKGRKIKAKTMGQKLYIESIKNRDIVFSIGPAGTGKTYLAMVMAVKSLMNNKVNRIVLTRPAIEAGENLGFLPGDMQEKVDPYLRPLYDALYDILGPEKAKLYQEKDIIEVAPLAYMRGRTLDDSFVILDEAQNTTLEQMKMFLTRIGFNSKAVITGDITQIDLPHKKNSGLATVQKILKDIKGIDFVYLTRHDVVRHDLVKEIIKAYESYESGS, encoded by the coding sequence TTGTCTAAAGGAGAAAGTAAAATAGAAATAAATGATTACCAGATAGCCCAAAACTTTTTTGGGCATAATGATAGAAATTTAAAATTATTAGAAAATATTTTATCTGTAAAACTTAGTGGAAGAGGTAATCAAATTAAAATAGAATGTCAAGATTGTGATATGGAGAAAAAAGAAATGATAATAAAAAAGCTCCTTTCTATGACAAATAGAAAAGATGAATTTTCACCTAGAAAATTAAAATATGCTGCTGAATTACTTAAAAGAAATCCAGAGGTTAATTTAAATGATATTTATAATGAGGTAATTCAGGAAAATTATAAGGGCAGAAAAATCAAAGCCAAAACTATGGGGCAAAAATTATATATTGAGTCTATAAAAAACAGGGATATAGTTTTTTCTATTGGTCCAGCCGGGACTGGTAAGACATATTTAGCAATGGTAATGGCTGTAAAAAGTCTTATGAATAATAAGGTTAATAGGATTGTATTAACAAGACCTGCAATAGAAGCTGGAGAGAATTTGGGGTTTTTACCAGGAGATATGCAGGAAAAAGTTGATCCTTATTTACGCCCCTTATATGATGCACTTTACGATATACTAGGTCCAGAAAAAGCAAAATTATATCAGGAAAAAGATATTATTGAAGTTGCTCCATTAGCCTATATGAGAGGGAGAACTTTAGATGATTCTTTTGTGATTTTAGATGAAGCTCAAAATACTACTTTAGAACAGATGAAGATGTTTTTGACTAGAATTGGTTTTAATTCTAAAGCAGTAATAACTGGAGATATAACCCAGATTGATTTACCTCATAAGAAAAACTCAGGATTAGCAACTGTCCAGAAAATATTAAAAGATATTAAGGGGATAGATTTTGTTTATTTAACCAGACATGATGTG
- the floA gene encoding flotillin-like protein FloA (flotillin-like protein involved in membrane lipid rafts), which translates to MELLTVFILIALLIFLVLFFYFIPIGLWISATAAGVKVSFFNLIGMRLRRVIPSSIVGPMIKTHKAGMKISSDQLEAHYLAGGNVDRVVDALIAAHRAEIALSFERAAAIDLAGRDVLEAVKMSVNPKVIQTPIVTAVAMDGIQVMATARVTVRANIERLVGGAGEETVLARVGEGIVTTVGSAESHKKVLENPDSISKTVLDKGLDSGTAFEILSIDIADVDVGKNIGAQLQTDQAEADKEIAQAKAEERRAMAVAEEQEMKARVQEMRAKVVEAEAQVPLAMAEALKNGNLGVMDYMNLKNIESDTKMRSSISESSEKNNENIGN; encoded by the coding sequence ATGGAATTATTGACAGTATTTATTTTAATTGCGTTATTAATATTTTTGGTTCTATTTTTTTACTTTATTCCAATTGGACTTTGGATTTCTGCAACAGCAGCTGGAGTAAAGGTTAGTTTTTTTAACTTAATTGGAATGAGATTAAGGCGGGTTATTCCTTCCTCAATTGTTGGCCCAATGATTAAAACTCATAAGGCAGGTATGAAAATAAGCAGTGATCAACTTGAAGCTCATTACCTTGCTGGAGGTAATGTTGATCGGGTTGTTGATGCCTTAATAGCAGCTCATAGAGCAGAGATAGCTCTAAGTTTTGAAAGGGCAGCAGCGATCGATTTAGCAGGAAGAGATGTTTTAGAAGCAGTAAAAATGAGTGTTAACCCAAAAGTAATTCAAACACCAATCGTTACAGCTGTGGCTATGGATGGTATACAGGTAATGGCTACTGCTAGAGTAACTGTAAGAGCTAATATAGAACGTCTGGTTGGTGGAGCTGGTGAAGAAACAGTACTGGCAAGAGTTGGAGAAGGAATTGTTACTACAGTTGGTTCAGCAGAATCTCACAAAAAAGTACTTGAAAATCCAGATTCTATTTCTAAAACTGTTTTAGATAAGGGTCTTGATTCTGGTACCGCTTTTGAAATATTATCAATTGATATAGCTGATGTAGATGTAGGTAAAAATATTGGAGCCCAATTACAGACAGATCAGGCAGAAGCTGATAAAGAAATTGCACAGGCTAAAGCAGAAGAAAGAAGAGCAATGGCAGTTGCAGAAGAACAAGAAATGAAAGCTAGGGTACAGGAAATGAGAGCTAAAGTGGTAGAAGCAGAAGCTCAAGTTCCTTTAGCTATGGCAGAAGCCTTAAAAAATGGTAATCTGGGTGTTATGGATTATATGAATCTGAAAAATATTGAATCTGATACAAAAATGAGATCAAGCATTTCGGAGTCATCGGAAAAGAATAACGAAAATATTGGAAATTAA